Sequence from the Paenibacillus tundrae genome:
GAACAACTAAAATGATCATGATTCAACAGAAAAATGGTTTTTATAAGAATTTATTTGAATTGAGATGGTTTGACTCCAGTATATTCTTTAAATAGTTTGCTAAAATAATGAGCACTTTTGTATCCTACCTGCTGTGATACTTCATAAACTCGATTACCAGGAATGCTTAGTAATTTTTTGGCCTTTTCCATTCGCTCTTGGGTTAGATATTCGGAAAAACTAATTCCTACGCGTTCTTTGAAGATAGCTCCTAAATAGTTGGGTGTAAGAAATACCATGTGAGCGAGTTCCTCCAATCGAATTTCAGAGTCCAAATTTTTGTCAATGTAATCAAGACACATACGAATGGCTTGACGATTTTTTTTGTCAGCAGATCCAGTAAGAGAGCCCGCAATCTGTTTATATAGTGATTTAATCTGAGGAAAGACATCTTCCGAGTGACGAGATTTTTGAATTTTTTGGATCGTCTCCGTGTAACTAGTTTCCCAAAATTCGTCCGTTCGATTATGTTCATACTGGATTACAGATAATAGCATAATTAATTCATTGCTTAGCTTATGGAGATAGCCTGCCGGATACAAGGTCTGCGACTTTTCATATTTGGATTGAAGTTGATCCAGATAATGTTCTACTGATTCTATGTTACGGGCAGATAGAGCATTAAACAGTCTTTGACGTTCTTTAGGTGGAAATAATGTTTGGTTATTCTCCAATGGTTCTTCCCACTCATCCGTAGGCGTATTGACTGAGAGGAGATTCAGTCTCATGGCTTCTCTAGCTTCAAGGAACGACTTGGGGATCTGATAAGCAACAGTGCACATCTTGCCCAACGCAAATTTAACTGAAATGTGATGCTTAATCTGTATCTGATGGCTAACCTCATTCAAAACCGACTCAAGTTGGTAGATCGCATTGGTCTCGGAAAAGCTCATAATTACAATGATACCTCGGGTATTATATAGAAAACCGACAGGATCACCACAGATTTCAACTGCATTGCAGACTTCTTCACGAATGATGTGCATGTCTGGGGCGGTAATCAGAGCGGGCCAAACATAGCCAATCAAAGTTTGATAACAAGCGGCATTCATAGGTACGCCAATGAATTCCATAAGCTCTGGCTCATAGCTCCCGTTTAACAGGCTGTATAGTAATTGATCCTGCATAAGAGGCAGGCTTTCCTTTAATTTTTTCTCTACCTGCGCGGTCGCAGTGATTTTTTCCTTTTCATCCACAATTGCTCTAGTCAACTGTTCAAGAACTTTAGTAATTGAATCCAGTTCGACTGGTTTAAGGAGATATTCAAAAACCCCGTAAGTAATTGCCGTCTTGGCAAATTGAAACTCATCATGTCCAGTAAGTACGACAATTTTGCACGGGTAATTTAAGGATTTAATCGCTTCAATGAGCCCAAAACCATCCATAATCGGCATTTTTATATCAGTGATTACAATATCAACCTGCGCTATAGAAGTAGTGAGTATATCAATAGCTTCTTTTCCATTGTTTGCGTATCCAATAATATTCATTCCGTAATGATTCCAGTCTACTGCGTCCCTTAATCCTTCCAGGACAAAGTCCTCATCATCTACAAGAAGTATGTTCAGTACATTCATTGTGTGTCCTCCTCTAGTTGTTCAAAATTTTACGAGGCAGTTTAATTTGTACAAGAGTACCTTGCTCTACAGCTAAATACCTTAAACCGTATAACGAGCCATAATGAAGTCGAATTCGTTCATTAACATTATGAATGCCGTATCCGACAGAACCAAAACCCTGATTTAGGGCATTATTTAACTTCTCGGTATCTACGCCAACCCCATCATCTCTAATTAGAAAAATAAGTTCATCGTCACAGCATTTACCGCTAACCTCAATTTGTCCCGCTCCTTTAGTGCTTGCGAGTCCGTGAACAAAGCAATTTTCAACCAATGGCTGAAGAATGATTTTGAGTGTCTCACATGTTAGTATGTCAGGATCAATATCTTGAATATAGGTGAAACGCCCGCTATATTTGTGTTGCATAATATAAATGTAGGCATCCAGTTGGGAAAGCTCATGGGCTACTGTTGTCAGTTCCATGCCTTTGTTAAGACTTAATCTGAAAAATTGCCCTAAACTTGCTGTCATTTTGCTAATCTCCGGTGCTTTGTGACGAATGGCCATCCAATTGATCGCATCTAAA
This genomic interval carries:
- a CDS encoding response regulator, translating into MNVLNILLVDDEDFVLEGLRDAVDWNHYGMNIIGYANNGKEAIDILTTSIAQVDIVITDIKMPIMDGFGLIEAIKSLNYPCKIVVLTGHDEFQFAKTAITYGVFEYLLKPVELDSITKVLEQLTRAIVDEKEKITATAQVEKKLKESLPLMQDQLLYSLLNGSYEPELMEFIGVPMNAACYQTLIGYVWPALITAPDMHIIREEVCNAVEICGDPVGFLYNTRGIIVIMSFSETNAIYQLESVLNEVSHQIQIKHHISVKFALGKMCTVAYQIPKSFLEAREAMRLNLLSVNTPTDEWEEPLENNQTLFPPKERQRLFNALSARNIESVEHYLDQLQSKYEKSQTLYPAGYLHKLSNELIMLLSVIQYEHNRTDEFWETSYTETIQKIQKSRHSEDVFPQIKSLYKQIAGSLTGSADKKNRQAIRMCLDYIDKNLDSEIRLEELAHMVFLTPNYLGAIFKERVGISFSEYLTQERMEKAKKLLSIPGNRVYEVSQQVGYKSAHYFSKLFKEYTGVKPSQFK